One window of Triticum dicoccoides isolate Atlit2015 ecotype Zavitan chromosome 5A, WEW_v2.0, whole genome shotgun sequence genomic DNA carries:
- the LOC119303292 gene encoding uncharacterized protein LOC119303292 has protein sequence MSPGSGKLRWLWRAPARAFGRARDFYVRSITGCARYVPADAAFGAYPVLVPAPLPRSQSCGSGADYGGEEDLRELIRAASQRRDVEQRRQADHLHAVPRSQSVAGAASMAPIDEDAPCEFAAGAGATLYSRSQSYAGGAMGARKSHCHSKVSALG, from the coding sequence ATGAGCCCGGGGAGCGgcaagctgcggtggctgtggaggGCGCCGGCGCGGGCGTTCGGCCGCGCGCGGGACTTCTACGTGCGGAGCATCACGGGGTGCGCGCGCTACGTCCCCGCCGACGCGGCCTTCGGCGCCTACCCGGTGCTCGTGCCCGCGCCGCTGCCCAGGAGCCAGAGCTGCGGCTCCGGCGCCGACTACGGCGGCGAGGAGGACCTCCGGGAGCTCATCCGCGCGGCCTCGCAGAGGCGCGATGTCGAGCAGCGGCGGCAGGCCGACCATCTCCATGCCGTGCCCAGGAGCCAGAGCGTGGCGGGGGCGGCGTCCATGGCGCCGATCGACGAGGACGCGCCGTGCGAGTTCGCCGCTGGTGCGGGCGCCACGCTCTACTCCCGCAGTCAGAGCTACGCCGGCGGGGCCATGGGGGCCAGGAAGTCTCACTGCCACAGCAAGGTGTCGGCCTTGGGCTGA